Proteins from a genomic interval of Luteibacter pinisoli:
- a CDS encoding cbb3-type cytochrome c oxidase subunit I → MIFNKRLVLAHFWLAFAVFGVAILLGEWQMFIRSPLHGWLRNADLYYRSVTAHGTIMGYVFPTLVAMGFGYAFSEISLKQKLVGLRWAWAGFWMIVIGTLGAAIPVGLGLDSVLYTFYPPMVGHASYYLGVVLVVVGSWVWVVLMGVNLAVWKRANPGAPVPLPMFATVAGAYLWGWTAVGAASELLFQILPVALGFSSTINAGLARVLFSWTLHAIVYFWLMPAYIAFYTIVPRAIGGRLYSDTMARLSFALFLVFAMPIGIHHLFADPEVGSGFKFLHSVFTAMVAVPTLLTVFTICASVEIASRLRGGKGAFGWVKALPWDNPQMLALALSFVLLGFGGAGGLINMSYQLNSTIHNTQWVTAHFHLIFAGAIVIMYFAIAYDLWPHLTGRVIADLRMIRTQLWLWFIGMVVLTFPWHYAGLLGMPRRMAFYDYTAPGGDTQALTVMMSVVGGAILVISAALFLTVLIRNHRAQALDPGPYTFSKPVHEPVNLPFALNGLGLWVGLMIALTITNYGYPIVQLLQMHDAKVPAVYVGGKP, encoded by the coding sequence GTGATCTTTAACAAGCGCCTGGTCCTCGCCCACTTCTGGCTGGCCTTCGCCGTGTTCGGCGTGGCGATCCTGCTTGGCGAATGGCAGATGTTCATCCGCAGCCCGCTGCATGGCTGGCTGCGAAACGCAGACCTGTATTACCGCTCGGTGACCGCGCACGGCACGATCATGGGGTACGTGTTTCCCACGCTGGTTGCCATGGGCTTCGGTTACGCCTTCAGCGAAATCTCGCTGAAACAGAAGCTGGTCGGCCTGCGCTGGGCGTGGGCGGGTTTCTGGATGATCGTCATCGGGACGCTGGGGGCGGCGATTCCCGTGGGCCTGGGCCTCGACTCCGTGCTTTACACGTTCTATCCGCCCATGGTCGGCCATGCCTCGTATTACCTCGGCGTAGTGCTGGTGGTCGTCGGATCGTGGGTCTGGGTCGTCCTCATGGGAGTTAACCTCGCGGTGTGGAAGCGGGCGAACCCGGGTGCCCCGGTGCCACTGCCCATGTTCGCCACCGTGGCGGGTGCGTACCTGTGGGGGTGGACGGCGGTGGGCGCGGCGTCGGAACTGCTGTTCCAGATTCTCCCCGTAGCCCTCGGCTTCAGCTCGACGATCAATGCCGGGCTCGCTCGCGTGCTGTTTTCGTGGACGCTGCATGCCATCGTCTATTTCTGGCTGATGCCGGCGTATATCGCGTTCTACACGATCGTGCCGCGCGCGATCGGCGGGCGCCTTTACAGCGACACGATGGCACGCCTGTCCTTCGCCCTGTTCCTCGTGTTCGCCATGCCCATCGGCATCCACCATCTGTTCGCCGACCCCGAGGTGGGCTCAGGCTTCAAGTTCCTGCATTCGGTGTTCACCGCGATGGTGGCCGTACCCACCTTGCTGACGGTATTCACGATCTGCGCTTCGGTGGAAATCGCCTCCCGCCTGCGCGGGGGCAAAGGCGCCTTTGGCTGGGTCAAGGCATTGCCGTGGGACAACCCGCAGATGCTGGCCCTGGCGCTGTCCTTCGTGCTGCTGGGCTTTGGCGGCGCGGGTGGCCTGATCAACATGAGTTACCAGCTGAACTCCACCATCCACAACACGCAGTGGGTCACGGCGCATTTCCACCTGATCTTCGCCGGTGCCATCGTCATCATGTACTTCGCCATCGCGTACGACCTGTGGCCGCACCTGACGGGCCGTGTCATCGCGGATCTCCGGATGATCCGCACGCAACTGTGGCTGTGGTTCATCGGCATGGTGGTGCTTACCTTTCCCTGGCACTACGCCGGCTTGCTCGGCATGCCGCGTCGCATGGCCTTCTACGACTATACGGCGCCCGGCGGCGATACCCAGGCGCTGACGGTCATGATGTCGGTCGTCGGCGGTGCGATCCTGGTGATCTCGGCGGCGCTGTTCCTCACGGTACTGATCCGCAACCACCGGGCCCAGGCGCTGGATCCGGGGCCCTACACCTTCAGCAAGCCCGTGCATGAGCCGGTGAACCTGCCCTTCGCGCTGAACGGGCTGGGCCTGTGGGTGGGCCTGATGATCGCCCTCACCATCACCAACTACGGCTACCCGATCGTCCAGCTGCTGCAGATGCACGATGCAAAGGTGCCTGCGGTCTATGTGGGAGGCAAACCATGA
- a CDS encoding c-type cytochrome, with product MSDGSRFAFLRNRWFTVSVGGTFLVFVFSFVVGFIWLPSAQDENAFRGVWNAMCGAAGDPRGWLISTEAPVAASHPTSTVVVTPDLLARQSAVLGVGRGATLALKCTMCHGTRGVSSADIPNLAGVDATSIYKQMRDFQGGARASAVMKPLVADLGDQDLRDLSVFYASLPRGSARDLGAAPDIVAVGAPMRNIAPCGSCHGGMDSKLGAPWLDSQPRAYLKAQLEAFHHGTRRNDIGEQMRNVARNMTDAEIDAAADYYAGNR from the coding sequence ATGAGCGACGGCTCGCGCTTCGCCTTCCTGCGCAATCGCTGGTTCACCGTCAGCGTGGGCGGTACCTTCCTGGTCTTTGTGTTCTCGTTCGTAGTGGGGTTCATCTGGCTACCTTCCGCCCAGGATGAGAACGCCTTCAGGGGCGTGTGGAATGCGATGTGCGGGGCAGCGGGCGATCCCAGAGGGTGGCTGATATCGACGGAGGCCCCCGTGGCCGCCTCCCACCCGACGTCCACGGTGGTGGTGACGCCTGACCTGCTCGCCAGGCAATCGGCGGTGCTAGGCGTTGGTCGCGGCGCCACGCTCGCCCTGAAATGCACCATGTGTCACGGCACCCGCGGTGTGAGCTCGGCCGATATCCCGAACCTCGCCGGCGTGGACGCGACATCCATTTATAAGCAAATGAGGGATTTTCAGGGCGGGGCCCGCGCTAGCGCAGTCATGAAGCCGCTGGTCGCGGACCTCGGCGACCAGGACCTGCGCGATCTCTCCGTGTTCTATGCCTCACTGCCGCGTGGAAGCGCCCGTGACCTGGGCGCGGCGCCCGACATCGTCGCCGTGGGCGCCCCCATGCGGAACATCGCCCCCTGCGGGTCGTGCCACGGTGGCATGGACAGCAAGCTGGGCGCACCGTGGCTGGATTCACAGCCGCGGGCCTATCTCAAGGCCCAGTTGGAAGCCTTCCATCACGGAACCCGGCGAAACGACATCGGCGAGCAGATGCGCAATGTCGCCCGAAACATGACTGACGCGGAGATCGATGCGGCGGCGGATTATTACGCCGGTAATCGGTAA
- a CDS encoding histidine kinase produces the protein METVQDQCRAQAAFGAAGYVQEWKKAGIYPYADEPATPMENVERQVFDIVALNVARHLPDFAATALKTKKFQLRMLRQVIEHSPEDLQLILAEVLNLPAGKRDELAKLLQDTSLAAIVNMAKMVSDRLKFLDGLEAILFHADSKKRLKERSELHGIIADHCWLFGDEFSLSVDDRSLTEVLRAHRRMLGDEACIDEPVGHISQSRGIVDLMLSKATRRHRANALTHLVVELKRPAVKIDARCITQIEEYAFSVAADERFRAVGVNWNFFVISDDYGPYANGRILDASGLIHRKSDMAVYVKTWAQLLDENRARLQFLQEHLASQPVKKEALRFLRERHAEYLDGIVVGKVDPGSARVTSDGIGAYRLPA, from the coding sequence ATGGAAACGGTACAGGATCAATGCCGCGCCCAAGCCGCCTTCGGTGCGGCCGGATACGTACAAGAGTGGAAGAAAGCCGGGATCTATCCCTACGCGGATGAACCCGCGACGCCCATGGAGAACGTGGAGCGCCAGGTATTCGACATCGTCGCACTGAACGTTGCGCGTCACCTTCCCGACTTCGCTGCGACGGCGCTGAAAACGAAGAAGTTTCAACTCCGGATGCTCAGGCAGGTGATCGAGCATAGCCCGGAAGACCTTCAGCTCATCCTTGCGGAGGTGCTCAATCTCCCTGCCGGAAAGCGCGATGAGCTAGCGAAGCTTCTTCAGGACACCTCGCTCGCGGCGATCGTCAATATGGCAAAAATGGTTTCGGACCGCCTCAAGTTCCTGGACGGCCTTGAAGCCATTCTCTTCCATGCGGATTCCAAGAAGCGCCTCAAGGAGCGGTCGGAGCTGCACGGCATCATTGCGGACCATTGCTGGCTGTTCGGCGACGAGTTTTCGCTTTCTGTTGACGATCGATCGTTGACCGAGGTGCTGCGAGCGCACCGACGCATGCTTGGCGACGAGGCGTGTATCGACGAGCCCGTCGGGCACATCTCGCAGTCGAGGGGTATCGTCGACCTCATGCTGTCGAAGGCTACGCGCCGGCATCGGGCGAACGCGCTCACGCATCTCGTGGTCGAGTTAAAGCGGCCGGCCGTTAAGATCGACGCGCGGTGTATCACCCAGATCGAGGAATACGCGTTCTCGGTGGCCGCGGATGAACGGTTCCGAGCGGTAGGCGTCAACTGGAACTTCTTCGTCATCAGTGATGACTACGGGCCGTACGCCAATGGCCGGATTCTTGACGCGTCGGGGCTGATCCATCGCAAGAGCGACATGGCGGTATACGTCAAGACGTGGGCGCAGCTTCTTGACGAGAATCGCGCCCGCCTTCAGTTCTTGCAGGAACACCTCGCGTCACAGCCAGTGAAGAAGGAGGCGCTGAGGTTTCTTCGCGAACGGCACGCGGAATATCTCGATGGCATCGTCGTCGGAAAGGTAGATCCCGGTTCCGCCCGAGTGACCAGCGATGGCATCGGCGCTTACCGATTACCGGCGTAA